A stretch of DNA from Acidobacteriota bacterium:
TGAAAAGGTAGTGAAATGATGTGCATTCCTTAACACAAAATCCAGGCCCGCGCCAATTTCATTTCAAGAAATTCTGCCCTCACCAGACTTTACTGACGAATCCCCAGGTTTTTCCAAAATTCTTCTGACCTTCCGAAAAAAACTGTTGACAGCCTGCACCCTCGTGGCTATAGTGCTCGCTCGCTTTGAAAACCCGGCAAAACGGTTGCTTGTAAGGGCGGTTAGCTCAGCGGTAGAGCACCGGTCTTACAAACCGGGGGTCACTGGTTCGAAACCAGTACCGCCCACCAGTTCCAAAGCGAGTTGTTCGTTTCTCAAAAGGTTTATGGAGTCGTAGTTCAGTTGGTTAGAACGCCGGCCTGTCACGTCGGAGGTCGCGGGTTCGAGTCCCGTCGGCTCCGCCAACTAAAAACCAAAAAGGGTCACTTTCACCATTGAAAGTGACCCTTTTTGGTTTTGGAGTGCGGCCCACTTGACGTCGCTTTTCGGTTTGCCGATGCCGCCTCATTTTGATCTTTCACCGATAATTTCATGCTACTCACAGTTGTGTTGATTGCCGTTGGGCTGGCGATGGACGCTTTTGCCGTGTCGATCTCCAATGGCGTGACCCGAAAGTATCTCAAGTTCTGGCAAGCCGTTGAAATTGCACTCTTTTTTGGCGGTTTTCAGGCATTGATGCCGGTGCTTGGCTGGTCATTGGGGCTGACCGTGCGAGCTTTTGTTGAAAGCTTCGCTCACTGGATTGCCTTCCTGTTGCTGGCGGTCATCGGATCAAAAATGATCTATGAATCATTTCAGGAAAGTGACCCTGAAGCAGATGGACGCCCCTTGACCTTTCTGGTTCTGCTGGCCCTGGCAGTGGCCACCAGTCTGGATGCCCTGGCGGTCGGCGTCAGCTTTGCCTTTATCAAATTTCCAATTCTCTGGCCATCGCTCCTGATTGGTGTGGTGACCTTTGTGATCTCATTCGTCGGGGTGTACATTGGCAAAGTTTTTGGCGAACACTTTGAAAGCAAAGCCGAGATGGTTGGTGGACTGGTGTTAATTGGAATTGGCTTCAAGATCCTGCTTTTCTAGGGGAATTATGAATTATGAATCAACGAATACCAGTCAGTAGTCAGTAGTCAGTAGTTAGTAGTCAGTAGTTCACTAAGCTTATTTGATCGAATTATTTAACTGTTCCACGATACAAGTGTTTCATTATAAAATGGTATAACTCCTGGTGATTCAGTCAAATCAATTCCCCATAGTTCATAGTTTGAAGAATGATGGTTCTATGAATCTCCTTCCTAAACCTCGGGTAAAAATTTGTTGTATCAACAGTGTCCACGAAGCGCATCTTGCAGTTCGCTATGGGGCTTCAGCGCTTGGCCTCGTTTCAGAAATGCCCAGCGGTCCAGGCGTTATTAGCGAGGCCGTTATTGCTGAGGTGGCCGCCGCGGCTCCACCTGCGGTTGGTACTTTTTTGCTGACCAGCCGCCAGGACACTGCCGCCATCATTGCCCAACAACGCCGGTGCCGGGTCAACACCATCCAGATTTGTGACCGCCTTGAGACCGGAACTTATGACGAACTCCGCGAGGCACTCCCTGGAATTTCGATTATCCAGGTCATTCACGTCACTGGCACCGAATCTGTTGACGAAGCCCTCACGATTGCCCCACACGTTCACGGCCTGCTGCTTGATTCAGGCAATCAAAACCTTGCCGTTAAAGAACTTGGCGGAACTGGTCGAGTCCACGACTGGCGACTCAGCCGGACAATTTGTGAACTGGCTGAAAAACCAGTTTTTCTGGCAGGTGGTCTTCATCCTGACAATGTGTGCGATGCCATTGAGCAGGTCCGGCCTTACGGGTTGGATCTCTGTAGCAGCGTCCGGACCAACGGCCAGCTTGATGAACACAAACTGGCTCTCTTTTTTAAGAAAGTGAATTCCTATGTCGAAGGATAACTCCGCACCGCTTGAATTCAGCCACCTTGATGACCAGGGGCAAATTCGGATGGTGGATGTCAGCGAAAAAAAGGTCACTGACCGAACGGCGGTTGCCAGCGGGAAAGTCCACATGCAGGCCGCAACAATTGCTGCCATTCGTGAGCATCGAACGCCGAAAGGCGATCCGCTCGAAACCGCGCGATTGGCCGGAATCCTCGCTGCCAAACAGACTGACCGCCTGATTCCACTCTGTCACGGTCTGCCGCTCACACATGTGGATGTGCAGATTA
This window harbors:
- a CDS encoding manganese efflux pump; this encodes MLLTVVLIAVGLAMDAFAVSISNGVTRKYLKFWQAVEIALFFGGFQALMPVLGWSLGLTVRAFVESFAHWIAFLLLAVIGSKMIYESFQESDPEADGRPLTFLVLLALAVATSLDALAVGVSFAFIKFPILWPSLLIGVVTFVISFVGVYIGKVFGEHFESKAEMVGGLVLIGIGFKILLF
- a CDS encoding phosphoribosylanthranilate isomerase, producing MNLLPKPRVKICCINSVHEAHLAVRYGASALGLVSEMPSGPGVISEAVIAEVAAAAPPAVGTFLLTSRQDTAAIIAQQRRCRVNTIQICDRLETGTYDELREALPGISIIQVIHVTGTESVDEALTIAPHVHGLLLDSGNQNLAVKELGGTGRVHDWRLSRTICELAEKPVFLAGGLHPDNVCDAIEQVRPYGLDLCSSVRTNGQLDEHKLALFFKKVNSYVEG
- the moaC gene encoding cyclic pyranopterin monophosphate synthase MoaC; the encoded protein is MSKDNSAPLEFSHLDDQGQIRMVDVSEKKVTDRTAVASGKVHMQAATIAAIREHRTPKGDPLETARLAGILAAKQTDRLIPLCHGLPLTHVDVQITLHEDTVELRATARTQARTGVEMEALTAVSIAALTIYDMCKAVDKTMRITDIVLEKKTGGRSDLDRIKNEETF